The Candidatus Reconcilbacillus cellulovorans genome includes a region encoding these proteins:
- a CDS encoding C4-dicarboxylate ABC transporter permease — MRRLKRLAIMIDSVFENVAISALLAMTLIVVVQVVTRKLWHHVFFWSEEITLLLLVWFSFMGMAVGVRERLHLAVTTVADRLPAVLRRWLDRLIALSTLAFGLYLVKYGWQFAEMQRDVTLAATKWPNSVLYAVMPIAGAMVAVYALLQLFGVDTVRHRDEDGEGTPLE; from the coding sequence GTGAGAAGGCTGAAGCGTCTGGCGATCATGATCGATTCTGTTTTTGAAAACGTTGCCATATCGGCATTACTGGCGATGACGCTGATCGTCGTCGTCCAGGTCGTCACGCGCAAGCTGTGGCATCACGTCTTTTTCTGGTCGGAGGAAATCACTCTTCTTCTGCTTGTCTGGTTTTCGTTTATGGGAATGGCCGTCGGCGTCCGCGAACGGTTGCATCTGGCGGTCACGACGGTGGCCGACCGGTTGCCGGCAGTGCTGAGACGGTGGCTCGACCGGCTGATCGCGCTGTCGACGCTGGCGTTCGGGCTTTATCTCGTCAAGTACGGTTGGCAGTTCGCCGAAATGCAGCGCGACGTCACCTTGGCCGCCACCAAATGGCCGAACAGCGTGCTGTACGCCGTTATGCCGATCGCCGGCGCGATGGTCGCCGTCTATGCGCTGCTTCAGCTGTTCGGCGTCGATACCGTGCGCCATCGCGACGAGGACGGGGAGGGGACGCCGCTTGAGTGA
- a CDS encoding C4-dicarboxylate ABC transporter, with protein MANKVRLTAVAMSAALAAGVLLAGCASSKSGQTPSASPGASPAASAGGADNKPKYTFRLAETHPADYPTTKGDMKFAELVKQRTNGRIQIDVFPSAQLGEEKAVLEQVQLGAIEFTRVSSGPLAEFNKNFGVFSLPYIFDSDEHLWKFLESPDGTKLLDSLEASKMKGLAYYSSGARSFYSRTPLKSLEDLKGLKIRVIQNKINIDLIEALGASATPMAYGEVYGALQTGVIDAAENNYPSYYSSQHYKVAKYYITDAHQRVPEVLLISKATWDKLSEEDRQIIKQAALDSVAYQREEWAKFEKEAETKVREGGAVITEVTDLKPWQEAVKPVIEKYRADYAEVLQAIEKLR; from the coding sequence ATGGCGAACAAAGTGCGTTTGACGGCTGTCGCAATGTCGGCTGCGCTTGCGGCCGGAGTCTTGTTGGCAGGTTGCGCTTCTTCGAAATCGGGCCAAACTCCCTCGGCGTCGCCCGGTGCTTCACCTGCGGCGAGCGCGGGCGGGGCGGACAACAAACCGAAATATACGTTCCGCCTCGCCGAAACGCATCCCGCAGACTATCCGACGACGAAAGGCGACATGAAGTTTGCGGAACTGGTCAAGCAGCGGACGAACGGGCGCATCCAGATCGACGTGTTCCCGTCGGCTCAGCTCGGCGAGGAGAAAGCGGTGCTCGAACAGGTTCAGCTCGGCGCGATCGAATTTACGCGCGTCAGCTCGGGTCCGCTGGCGGAGTTCAACAAAAATTTCGGCGTGTTCAGCCTGCCGTATATTTTCGACAGCGACGAGCACTTGTGGAAATTCCTCGAGAGCCCGGACGGCACGAAGCTGCTCGACAGCCTGGAAGCGTCCAAGATGAAGGGGCTGGCGTATTACAGCTCGGGAGCCCGCAGCTTTTATTCGCGGACGCCGCTTAAATCTCTGGAAGACTTAAAAGGCCTTAAAATCCGCGTCATCCAGAACAAAATCAACATCGACCTGATCGAGGCGCTCGGCGCGAGCGCCACCCCGATGGCGTACGGGGAGGTCTACGGCGCGCTGCAGACCGGGGTCATCGACGCGGCGGAAAACAACTATCCGAGCTATTATTCGTCGCAGCATTACAAAGTCGCGAAATATTACATCACCGACGCCCATCAGCGAGTTCCGGAAGTATTGCTGATCAGCAAGGCGACGTGGGACAAATTGTCTGAAGAAGACCGGCAGATCATCAAGCAGGCCGCGCTGGATTCCGTTGCCTATCAACGTGAAGAATGGGCGAAGTTCGAAAAAGAAGCCGAGACCAAGGTTCGCGAAGGCGGCGCCGTTATTACCGAGGTGACCGATTTGAAGCCCTGGCAGGAGGCCGTCAAGCCGGTCATCGAAAAGTACCGCGCCGACTATGCCGAAGTGTTGCAGGCGATCGAAAAATTGCGCTAA
- a CDS encoding DNA-binding response regulator — translation MYDLLLVDDERWVRAALRKTIERTGLPFSVAAECADGREAWDRLTADPVPLVLADIRMPVLDGLELLKRIRREGMRTDVIVVSGYDDFDYAREALRHGAFDYWLKPVDMEEARRSLERWMEQSAVRLERLSEKSPEERSVVERVIAFVHSRQPGDVSLAQAAAHVHLSPAYLSQLFKRQTGRNFVDFVQEVRMRKAERMLADTRLRVSEIAERLGYGDVAYFTNAFKRWAGVPPSEFRKRFE, via the coding sequence GTGTATGACCTGCTTCTCGTCGACGATGAGCGCTGGGTTCGCGCGGCGCTGCGCAAAACGATTGAGCGCACCGGCTTGCCGTTTTCCGTGGCGGCGGAATGTGCCGACGGTCGGGAAGCTTGGGATCGGCTTACGGCCGATCCGGTCCCGTTGGTCTTGGCAGACATCCGGATGCCCGTGCTCGACGGCCTTGAACTGCTCAAACGGATTCGGCGCGAGGGCATGCGTACCGACGTGATCGTCGTCAGCGGATACGACGATTTCGACTATGCGCGTGAAGCGTTGCGCCACGGCGCGTTCGACTACTGGCTGAAACCGGTCGACATGGAAGAAGCGCGCCGCTCCCTGGAGCGGTGGATGGAACAAAGCGCGGTCCGCCTCGAGCGTCTGTCGGAGAAATCACCGGAAGAGCGGTCGGTCGTCGAACGCGTCATTGCGTTCGTCCACAGTCGTCAGCCCGGCGACGTTTCGTTGGCACAGGCGGCCGCTCACGTCCATTTGTCGCCGGCTTACCTCAGTCAGCTGTTCAAACGGCAGACCGGGCGCAATTTCGTCGATTTCGTCCAGGAAGTGCGGATGAGGAAGGCGGAGCGGATGCTGGCGGACACCCGTCTTCGCGTGTCCGAGATTGCGGAACGGCTCGGATACGGCGACGTTGCGTATTTTACAAACGCTTTCAAGCGTTGGGCGGGCGTTCCCCCTTCGGAATTCCGGAAACGGTTCGAATAG
- a CDS encoding cell division/cell wall cluster transcriptional repressor MraZ → MFMGEYLHALDEKGRLTIPAKFREQLGPRFVLTRGLDRCLFAYPADEWKLLEQRLKALPLMKADARAFARFFFSGATECEPDRQGRILIPAALCEYAGLKRECAVIGVSNRVEIWSKESWEAYSRESEESFDRIAESLVDFTL, encoded by the coding sequence TTGTTCATGGGTGAGTATTTGCACGCCTTGGACGAGAAAGGGCGTCTTACGATTCCCGCCAAATTCCGCGAGCAACTCGGCCCCCGCTTCGTGCTGACCCGCGGGCTGGACCGCTGCCTGTTCGCGTATCCCGCGGACGAATGGAAATTGCTCGAGCAGCGCCTCAAGGCGTTGCCGCTGATGAAGGCTGACGCCCGCGCGTTCGCGCGGTTCTTTTTCTCCGGAGCGACCGAATGCGAACCCGATCGCCAGGGCCGCATCTTGATTCCTGCCGCGCTCTGCGAATACGCGGGGTTGAAGCGGGAATGCGCGGTAATCGGCGTTTCCAACCGCGTTGAAATCTGGAGTAAGGAATCGTGGGAAGCTTATTCCCGCGAGTCGGAGGAGTCGTTCGATCGAATCGCGGAAAGTTTGGTCGACTTTACGCTTTGA
- a CDS encoding 16S rRNA (cytosine(1402)-N(4))-methyltransferase: MFRHETVMREEAVEGLAVRPGGVYVDCTVGGAGHSEAIAERLAGRGLLVGIDRDAEALAFAGERLRRFGGFVQLVKANFRDLENVLLRVPGVPKIGGTPQVDGVLYDLGVSSPQFDEAERGFSYRFDAELDMRMDREQELTAKDIVNRWDEAELARIFREYGEERFAGRIAAAIVRERARAPIETTGRLAELVKEAIPAPARRGGGHPARKVFQALRIAVNGELDALEQSLEQAVRCLRPGGRLAVISFHSLEDRICKRLIEKWSGKCVCPPGLPVCGCGRRQILRTVGKQPVTAREAEIARNRRARSAKLRVAEKLSDFVDR; encoded by the coding sequence GTGTTCCGGCATGAAACGGTGATGCGGGAGGAGGCGGTTGAGGGGCTGGCCGTCCGCCCGGGCGGCGTCTACGTCGACTGTACGGTCGGCGGCGCTGGCCACAGCGAGGCGATCGCCGAACGGCTCGCCGGCCGCGGGCTTTTGGTCGGCATCGACCGAGACGCGGAGGCGCTCGCGTTCGCCGGCGAACGGTTGCGCCGGTTCGGCGGGTTCGTGCAGCTCGTCAAAGCAAATTTCAGAGATCTCGAGAATGTTTTGCTGAGGGTTCCCGGCGTTCCGAAAATCGGCGGGACGCCGCAAGTCGACGGCGTTCTGTACGATCTGGGCGTTTCCTCGCCGCAGTTTGACGAAGCGGAGCGCGGATTCAGCTATCGCTTCGACGCCGAGCTGGACATGCGGATGGACCGCGAGCAAGAACTGACGGCGAAGGATATCGTCAATCGCTGGGATGAAGCTGAACTGGCGCGCATTTTTCGCGAATACGGCGAGGAACGGTTCGCCGGACGGATCGCGGCGGCCATCGTCCGAGAACGCGCCCGTGCGCCGATCGAGACGACCGGCCGTCTGGCGGAACTCGTCAAAGAGGCGATTCCGGCACCGGCCCGCCGGGGCGGAGGCCATCCCGCCCGCAAGGTTTTCCAGGCGTTGCGTATTGCCGTCAACGGCGAATTGGACGCGCTGGAGCAGTCGCTCGAGCAGGCGGTCCGATGCCTTCGACCCGGCGGAAGGCTTGCGGTCATCTCGTTTCATTCGCTGGAAGACCGAATTTGCAAGCGTCTGATCGAAAAATGGTCGGGAAAATGCGTCTGTCCTCCCGGCTTGCCCGTGTGCGGCTGCGGCAGGCGACAGATATTGCGCACGGTCGGGAAGCAGCCGGTGACGGCGCGCGAGGCGGAAATCGCGCGGAATCGGCGCGCCCGATCGGCCAAGCTTCGTGTTGCGGAGAAATTGTCGGATTTCGTCGACCGATGA
- a CDS encoding cell division protein FtsL — protein MAYIRGNLALERAEPQPARAETERSSAGRSALRGRDKLLYLFAVLVGVAVALSVLYRYAQIYEMNVRLHQIESRIQRLEAENIELRRELTRLQDPARIMEKAKELGLELPADRQIAHVFGSGNAAAIER, from the coding sequence GTGGCTTACATTCGCGGCAATTTGGCGCTGGAACGTGCGGAGCCGCAGCCCGCACGCGCGGAGACCGAACGCTCTTCGGCGGGGCGAAGCGCGCTTCGCGGCCGGGACAAGCTGCTCTATTTATTCGCCGTGCTGGTCGGCGTCGCGGTGGCGTTGTCGGTGCTCTACCGATATGCACAGATTTACGAAATGAACGTCCGACTGCATCAAATCGAATCGCGCATTCAGCGGCTCGAAGCCGAAAACATCGAGCTGAGGCGCGAGCTGACCCGGCTGCAGGATCCGGCACGGATTATGGAAAAAGCGAAGGAGTTGGGGCTCGAGTTGCCGGCCGACCGCCAGATCGCGCATGTCTTCGGTTCCGGGAATGCGGCGGCGATCGAAAGGTGA
- a CDS encoding stage V sporulation protein D, producing MRRRLFALTLVLTFALFVLAFRLAYVQLAIGPELAGRAEDSWRRNVLFQPKRGDIRDRSGIPLAYDVSTPTVVAIPAQIRDAEATADKLSRVLGMNKEDVLRQITLRTMSVYIRPGGRKIDPEKAKEVRNLGLPGIVVTEDSKRYYPFGSLAAHVLGIVGVDGGLTGIERHYDARLRGVAGSIAYLSDARGRKMPHTSETYTPPQDGLHLQLTIDKNIQAFVERELDQAVLEHKPKQAIAIAVDPTNGDVLAMASRPTFEPGRYADYPPEIYNRNLPIWMTYEPGSTFKIITLAAALEEKKVDLKNERFHDPGYVEVAGVRLHCWRKGGHGSQTFLEVIENSCNPGFVALGQRLGKETLFGYIRKFGFGQKTGIDLDGEENGILFPLSRVGPVELATTSFGQGVSVTPIQQVMAVSAAVNGGKLYRPRLAKAWIHPETGETVATNEPVFVRQVISGETSRQIREALENVVAHGTGRNAFVDGYRVGGKTGTAQKAVGGRYAADEHIVSFIGVAPANDPKIVVYVAIDDPEDLQFGGLVAAPVVRNILADALPYLGVEPDYAGQIPKKANPGVYEPPMVEVPDLIGATVDDILEDLNMNFRLARYGSGSTVVDQSPKAGTRVERGSTIRIFLADT from the coding sequence ATGCGGCGCCGGTTGTTTGCGCTGACGCTCGTCTTGACCTTCGCCTTGTTCGTGCTCGCCTTCCGGCTTGCGTACGTCCAATTGGCGATCGGACCGGAGCTGGCCGGGCGCGCGGAAGATTCGTGGCGCCGCAACGTTCTGTTTCAGCCGAAACGCGGCGATATCCGCGATCGAAGCGGTATTCCGCTGGCCTACGACGTCTCGACGCCGACCGTCGTCGCGATCCCAGCGCAGATCCGGGACGCGGAGGCGACCGCGGATAAGCTTTCGCGCGTACTCGGCATGAACAAGGAAGACGTCCTGCGCCAGATCACCCTTAGGACGATGTCGGTCTACATCCGCCCCGGCGGTCGGAAAATCGATCCGGAAAAGGCGAAAGAAGTCCGTAACTTGGGGCTTCCCGGCATCGTCGTGACGGAAGACAGCAAGCGGTACTATCCGTTCGGTTCGCTGGCCGCGCACGTGCTCGGCATCGTCGGCGTCGACGGCGGACTGACGGGAATCGAACGGCACTATGACGCCCGACTGCGGGGCGTCGCCGGCAGCATAGCCTATCTTTCCGACGCCCGCGGCCGCAAAATGCCGCATACGTCCGAAACGTATACGCCGCCGCAAGACGGCCTTCATCTTCAGCTGACGATCGACAAAAACATTCAAGCGTTCGTCGAGCGCGAGCTGGACCAGGCCGTTCTGGAACACAAACCAAAGCAGGCGATCGCGATCGCCGTCGACCCGACCAACGGCGACGTGCTGGCGATGGCGTCGCGGCCGACGTTCGAACCGGGGCGGTACGCCGATTATCCGCCCGAAATCTATAACCGTAACCTTCCGATCTGGATGACGTACGAGCCGGGTTCAACGTTCAAGATCATCACTTTGGCCGCCGCGCTCGAGGAAAAGAAAGTCGATCTGAAAAACGAGCGTTTTCACGATCCCGGTTACGTCGAAGTCGCGGGCGTCCGGCTTCATTGCTGGCGGAAAGGCGGCCACGGCAGCCAGACGTTTCTCGAAGTCATCGAAAATTCGTGTAACCCAGGCTTCGTCGCGTTGGGACAGCGACTCGGCAAGGAGACCCTGTTCGGCTACATCCGCAAATTCGGCTTCGGGCAAAAAACCGGCATCGATCTCGACGGCGAAGAAAACGGCATTTTGTTTCCGCTCTCGCGCGTCGGCCCGGTCGAGCTGGCGACGACCTCGTTCGGCCAGGGGGTGTCGGTGACGCCGATCCAGCAGGTGATGGCCGTCTCCGCGGCGGTCAACGGCGGCAAATTATACCGTCCCCGTCTCGCCAAAGCGTGGATTCATCCCGAAACGGGCGAGACGGTGGCGACGAACGAACCGGTGTTCGTGCGGCAGGTCATCTCCGGAGAAACTTCCCGACAAATCCGGGAAGCGCTCGAAAACGTCGTCGCCCACGGCACTGGCCGCAACGCGTTTGTCGACGGCTACCGCGTCGGCGGCAAAACCGGCACGGCGCAGAAAGCCGTCGGCGGGCGATACGCCGCCGATGAACATATCGTGTCCTTTATCGGCGTCGCGCCCGCCAACGATCCGAAAATCGTCGTCTACGTCGCGATCGACGATCCCGAAGATCTGCAATTCGGCGGGCTCGTCGCCGCTCCGGTCGTCCGCAACATTTTGGCCGACGCCCTTCCCTACCTCGGCGTCGAGCCGGATTACGCCGGACAAATTCCGAAGAAAGCGAACCCCGGCGTCTACGAGCCGCCGATGGTCGAAGTGCCCGATTTGATCGGTGCGACGGTCGACGATATTTTAGAGGATTTGAACATGAATTTCCGACTGGCGCGTTACGGGTCCGGTTCGACGGTGGTCGACCAGTCGCCGAAGGCGGGTACGCGCGTCGAGCGGGGATCGACGATCCGAATTTTTTTGGCTGATACGTGA
- a CDS encoding UDP-N-acetylmuramoyl-L-alanyl-D-glutamate--2,6-diaminopimelate ligase, translated as MRLAELAGRLFLSRLEGDGETVVSDICMDHRRVKPGDLFVCIRGASFDGHSVAAEAVARGARALVVERDVEADAPKLFVPDSRYALPVIAAHFFGHPSREMRVVAVTGTNGKTTTTFLLERLLASSGAATGLMGNLGVKIGDRFEREEGMNTRESVDLQRTLRRMADAGVRWCVLEATSQGLHKGRLIGCEIRTAVFTNLTQDHLDYHGTMEAYRTAKGLLFARLGNAVWSDESERKFAVLNADDPASAFFRELTAAEVITYGVKSPCDVRASDVALSAEGATFSVTAFGKTVRFRTKLVGMFNVYNALAAVAAALPEGVTLERARDELERFGPVEGRMETVDEGQPFSVVVDYAHTPDGLENALSTLRAFTKGRLIVVFGAGGDRDRAKRPLMGKAAAKYCDYVWVTSDNPRSEDPEAIMRDIEVGLAESGYPADRYALIADRRRAIEKAIEMASPNDVVLIAGKGHETYQIVGNATYPFDDRAVAREAIRACRKGRGDRPVRE; from the coding sequence ATGCGGCTGGCGGAACTTGCCGGACGGCTGTTCCTGTCGCGGCTCGAAGGCGACGGAGAGACGGTGGTGTCCGACATTTGCATGGATCACCGGCGCGTCAAGCCCGGCGATTTGTTCGTCTGTATCCGCGGCGCCTCGTTCGACGGGCATTCGGTCGCGGCTGAAGCGGTCGCCCGCGGGGCGCGCGCGCTTGTCGTCGAGCGCGACGTGGAGGCCGACGCGCCCAAACTGTTCGTTCCGGACAGCCGTTACGCCCTGCCGGTCATCGCCGCGCATTTTTTCGGTCATCCGAGCCGCGAGATGCGCGTCGTCGCGGTAACGGGCACCAACGGCAAGACGACGACGACCTTTTTATTGGAGCGACTGCTCGCCTCTAGCGGCGCCGCCACCGGTCTGATGGGCAATCTCGGCGTCAAAATCGGGGACCGTTTCGAACGGGAAGAGGGGATGAACACGCGCGAATCGGTCGACCTGCAGCGGACGCTGAGGCGCATGGCCGACGCCGGCGTCCGATGGTGCGTGCTGGAGGCGACTTCCCAGGGACTGCACAAGGGACGGTTGATCGGCTGCGAGATCCGTACGGCCGTTTTCACGAATTTAACGCAGGACCACCTGGATTACCACGGCACGATGGAAGCGTACCGGACGGCGAAGGGACTGCTGTTCGCCCGTCTCGGCAATGCGGTCTGGAGCGATGAATCGGAACGCAAATTCGCGGTCCTGAACGCCGACGATCCGGCGAGCGCGTTTTTTCGCGAGCTGACCGCCGCGGAGGTGATCACGTACGGCGTCAAGTCGCCGTGCGACGTGCGTGCTTCCGACGTCGCGCTGTCCGCCGAGGGGGCGACTTTCAGCGTCACGGCGTTCGGCAAGACCGTCCGGTTTCGAACGAAACTCGTCGGCATGTTCAACGTCTACAATGCGTTGGCCGCCGTCGCCGCGGCATTGCCCGAAGGCGTGACGCTGGAACGCGCGCGCGACGAACTGGAACGGTTCGGCCCGGTCGAGGGTCGGATGGAGACGGTGGACGAAGGCCAGCCTTTTTCCGTCGTCGTCGATTACGCCCATACGCCGGACGGCCTGGAAAATGCGCTGAGCACGCTACGCGCGTTTACGAAAGGGCGCCTGATCGTCGTGTTCGGCGCGGGCGGCGACCGCGACCGCGCGAAACGACCGCTCATGGGCAAGGCGGCGGCGAAATACTGCGATTATGTGTGGGTGACGTCGGACAATCCGCGCAGCGAGGATCCGGAAGCGATCATGCGCGACATCGAGGTCGGCTTGGCGGAATCCGGTTATCCTGCGGACCGGTACGCCTTGATCGCGGACCGCCGCCGGGCGATCGAAAAAGCGATTGAAATGGCAAGCCCGAACGATGTAGTATTGATTGCGGGCAAAGGACACGAAACCTACCAGATTGTCGGAAACGCGACTTATCCGTTCGACGACCGGGCGGTCGCTCGGGAAGCGATCCGCGCCTGTAGGAAGGGAAGAGGCGATAGGCCCGTAAGGGAGTGA
- a CDS encoding UDP-N-acetylmuramoyl-tripeptide--D-alanyl-D-alanine ligase, producing the protein MIRRTLRQIAEMSGGRLAEEANADTPVAGVSIDSRTIAPGNLFIPFVGTSHDGHSFVPEAIRKGAAAFCWQTDHGEPPDGAPAVLIDDAQTALMRLAAAYRRELQIRVVGVTGSNGKTTTKDMIAAVLGTTYRVQKTRENQNSHIGLPLSVLALEETTEVAVLEMGMRARGEIAELSKIARPDVAVITCIGEAHLERLGSREAIARAKLEILEGLREDGLFVYPGDEPLIRRLLAEAPRPSGMVSIRFGESADGSCDLFPIALMQETAGTHFVGNWAGSPHFYVPLPGRHHVRNALAALAVGKWLGVSDADAARGLRHAELTGMRTTLVRGASGLTILDDAYNANPTSMHAALDLLAELRGFSRKFVVFGDMLELGPEEERYHREIGRRFSPDVVQGVFTVGELAALAAEEAKRRYPDQLVRAYYDCAKLIDDLLAVVDPGDVVLVKGSRAMRLEQVVEVLRRWPGRD; encoded by the coding sequence ATGATCCGTCGCACATTGCGACAGATTGCCGAGATGAGCGGCGGTAGGCTGGCCGAGGAAGCGAACGCCGACACGCCTGTCGCCGGTGTATCGATCGATTCCCGCACGATCGCGCCGGGCAATCTCTTTATTCCGTTTGTCGGCACGAGTCATGACGGTCATTCGTTCGTGCCGGAGGCGATCCGCAAGGGAGCCGCCGCGTTTTGCTGGCAGACCGATCACGGCGAGCCGCCCGACGGGGCGCCGGCCGTCTTGATCGACGACGCGCAGACAGCGTTGATGCGGCTGGCAGCGGCCTACCGCCGCGAATTGCAGATCCGCGTCGTCGGCGTCACCGGTTCCAACGGCAAGACGACGACGAAGGACATGATCGCCGCCGTTCTCGGCACGACATACCGGGTGCAGAAGACGCGGGAAAACCAGAATTCGCACATCGGCCTGCCGCTGTCCGTACTGGCGTTGGAAGAGACGACGGAGGTGGCCGTGCTGGAAATGGGCATGCGCGCCCGCGGCGAAATCGCCGAATTGTCGAAAATCGCGCGTCCCGACGTCGCCGTCATCACTTGCATCGGCGAGGCGCACCTGGAGCGACTGGGCAGCCGCGAGGCGATCGCCAGGGCAAAGCTGGAGATCCTAGAAGGACTAAGGGAGGACGGCCTGTTCGTCTATCCCGGCGATGAACCGCTGATTCGGCGCTTGCTCGCTGAAGCGCCCCGACCGTCCGGTATGGTAAGCATCCGGTTCGGCGAGTCGGCGGACGGATCGTGCGATCTGTTTCCGATCGCGCTGATGCAGGAGACGGCCGGCACGCACTTCGTCGGCAACTGGGCGGGCAGCCCGCATTTTTATGTTCCGTTGCCTGGCCGCCATCACGTGCGGAATGCTCTGGCCGCGCTGGCCGTCGGCAAGTGGCTCGGCGTCTCGGACGCCGATGCGGCGCGCGGATTGCGCCATGCGGAGCTGACGGGCATGCGGACGACGCTCGTTCGCGGCGCATCCGGTCTCACGATCCTCGACGACGCTTACAACGCAAACCCGACGTCGATGCATGCGGCGCTCGACTTGCTGGCCGAGCTGCGCGGTTTCAGTCGGAAGTTCGTCGTTTTCGGCGACATGCTGGAACTCGGCCCGGAGGAAGAACGATATCATCGCGAAATCGGCCGCCGCTTTTCTCCGGATGTCGTCCAGGGCGTCTTTACGGTCGGGGAGTTGGCGGCACTGGCCGCTGAAGAAGCGAAACGGCGGTACCCCGATCAACTCGTTCGGGCTTATTACGATTGTGCGAAACTGATCGACGATTTGCTTGCGGTCGTCGATCCCGGCGATGTCGTGCTCGTCAAAGGCTCGCGCGCCATGCGCCTGGAGCAGGTGGTGGAAGTGTTGCGGCGATGGCCGGGCCGCGACTGA
- a CDS encoding phospho-N-acetylmuramoyl-pentapeptide-transferase, with translation MEVKTVTVAMAAAFLLAVAMSPLAIPVLRRLKFGQHVRSEGPQTHLKKKGTPTMGGIVILLAAAVSALRFAGNSPELAVLLVAAFGFGLVGFLDDYLKILFRRSLGLTARQKLFGQLLAAAAVCIMLARLGHDTSIAVPMTSISVDGGWWLYAPFLIFLFLGMSNAINFADGVDGLLAGLASVAFGAFVVLALLRSEPVNAVFAAAMVGALLGFLVFNAHPAKMFMGDVGSLGVGGGFVASAALLKAELLSLLVGGVFVVEMLSVVLQVVSFKTRGKRIFKMSPLHHHFELSGWSEWQVVVAFWALGLACAALGLAVSFR, from the coding sequence GTGGAAGTGAAAACGGTCACGGTCGCAATGGCGGCGGCGTTTTTGCTCGCGGTCGCCATGTCGCCGCTTGCTATTCCGGTGTTGCGGCGCCTGAAATTCGGCCAGCACGTCCGGTCTGAAGGACCGCAGACCCATCTGAAAAAGAAAGGAACGCCGACGATGGGCGGCATCGTCATCTTGCTGGCCGCAGCCGTGTCGGCTTTACGGTTTGCGGGAAATTCGCCGGAGCTGGCGGTGCTCCTGGTCGCGGCGTTCGGGTTCGGCCTGGTCGGATTTCTGGACGATTACCTGAAAATTCTGTTCCGACGTTCGCTCGGTCTGACCGCGCGGCAAAAACTGTTCGGACAGCTCCTTGCGGCCGCTGCGGTCTGCATCATGCTGGCCAGGCTCGGACACGATACTTCGATCGCCGTGCCGATGACGTCGATTTCCGTCGACGGCGGATGGTGGCTCTATGCGCCGTTTCTCATCTTCCTTTTTTTGGGAATGTCCAACGCGATCAATTTCGCCGACGGGGTCGACGGCCTTCTGGCCGGTCTTGCGTCCGTCGCGTTCGGCGCGTTCGTCGTGCTGGCGCTTTTGCGGTCCGAACCGGTGAACGCCGTGTTTGCGGCCGCGATGGTCGGCGCGCTGTTGGGTTTTCTCGTCTTCAACGCCCATCCGGCCAAAATGTTTATGGGAGACGTCGGTTCGCTCGGCGTCGGCGGCGGGTTCGTCGCGTCGGCGGCGCTGTTGAAGGCGGAATTGCTCTCGCTTCTCGTCGGCGGAGTGTTCGTGGTCGAAATGCTGTCGGTCGTCCTGCAGGTCGTTTCGTTTAAGACGAGGGGAAAACGCATCTTCAAAATGAGCCCTCTTCATCATCATTTCGAACTGTCGGGATGGTCGGAATGGCAGGTCGTCGTCGCGTTCTGGGCCCTTGGTCTTGCGTGCGCGGCGTTGGGCCTCGCCGTTTCGTTCCGGTGA